The Flavobacterium piscisymbiosum genome includes a region encoding these proteins:
- a CDS encoding MFS transporter, whose translation MKTNTITHSKQLAQQTVFSILFTISLTHFINDMLQAVVPAVYPIIKDKFHLTFSEIGLITLTYQLTASILQPFVGFYTDKRPRPYSLAVAMVFTLLGLAAVAVASSFVNILLAVSLIGVGSSIFHPEASRVAHMASGGKRGLAQSIFQLGGNAGSAIGPLLAAIIVVPYGQFNIIWFCIAAAVGIIILSGVAKWYQEHLNLKAKNKSAVAEEVHHSLSKQKVIFSLGILLVLIFSKYFYMASMTSYYTFYLIDKFHVSVQESQIYLFAFLGAVAAGTLFGGALGDRFGRKYIIWISILGVAPFTLLLPYVSLFWTGVLSVIIGLIISSAFSAILVYATELVPGKVGLIAGLFFGLAFGMGGLGSAILGKLADATSIEYVFKVCAFLPLIGILTTFLPNIEGKKKASAED comes from the coding sequence ATGAAAACAAATACTATTACCCATTCGAAGCAGTTGGCCCAACAAACTGTTTTCTCTATTTTATTTACTATTAGCTTAACGCATTTTATTAATGATATGCTTCAGGCTGTGGTTCCTGCGGTTTATCCTATTATAAAAGATAAATTTCACTTGACTTTTAGCGAAATTGGTTTAATTACGCTGACTTATCAACTTACGGCATCTATTTTACAGCCTTTCGTTGGATTTTATACTGATAAAAGACCACGTCCATATTCGTTAGCCGTTGCAATGGTTTTTACACTTTTAGGGTTGGCGGCTGTTGCAGTGGCTTCAAGTTTTGTAAATATCTTACTTGCTGTTAGTTTAATTGGTGTTGGTTCTTCTATATTTCATCCAGAAGCTTCGAGGGTTGCACATATGGCTTCCGGAGGAAAAAGAGGATTGGCGCAATCTATTTTTCAATTAGGAGGAAATGCAGGAAGTGCCATCGGGCCTTTGCTTGCAGCTATTATTGTAGTGCCTTACGGACAGTTTAATATTATCTGGTTTTGTATTGCAGCCGCGGTGGGAATCATTATTCTTTCGGGAGTTGCGAAATGGTATCAGGAACATTTGAACCTTAAAGCTAAAAATAAATCGGCTGTAGCTGAAGAAGTTCATCATTCACTTTCAAAACAAAAAGTAATTTTTTCGTTGGGTATTTTGCTGGTATTGATTTTTTCAAAATACTTTTATATGGCCAGTATGACTAGTTATTATACTTTTTACCTGATTGATAAATTTCATGTATCTGTACAGGAATCACAAATTTATCTTTTTGCTTTTCTTGGTGCCGTTGCTGCCGGAACATTGTTTGGCGGAGCTTTAGGAGATCGTTTTGGTCGAAAATATATTATCTGGATTTCAATATTAGGTGTTGCACCTTTTACATTGTTATTGCCTTATGTTTCTCTTTTCTGGACAGGCGTTTTATCTGTAATTATTGGTTTAATTATCTCATCAGCTTTCTCCGCAATTTTGGTTTATGCCACAGAACTTGTACCTGGAAAAGTGGGTCTTATTGCGGGTCTTTTCTTTGGATTGGCTTTTGGTATGGGCGGATTAGGTTCTGCTATATTAGGAAAATTAGCTGATGCTACAAGTATAGAATATGTTTTTAAAGTTTGTGCGTTTCTGCCTTTGATAGGAATTTTGACCACCTTTCTTCCAAATATTGAAGGAAAGAAAAAAGCTTCCGCAGAAGATTAA
- a CDS encoding PQQ-dependent sugar dehydrogenase, producing the protein MRNINQIAIVSSMLITFLSCSSDKDVDVNPGTTTNPVEGNAANTTYKPAFEGQTRVSGVQTNTPYQGVAIATGLSSPWGIKSLPDGRLLITEKTGTMRIATTAGVLSAPITGIPAVNASGQGGLLGLTIDPDFTTNRMIYWVYAEATTGGNNTAVAKGKLSTDEKTIEGATVIYRAKPANASNLHYGGRILFDKSGFLVVSTGERSVLETRPLAQSVASGLGKVVRLTKEGQPASGNPTFTGTGALPELYTIGHRNPQGLALNPNTGEIWLSEHGPRGGDEINRLKAGANYGWPTITYGIEYSGEKVGAGIQQQDGLEQPVYYWDPVVSPSGMTFYTGNRVPEWQNSLFIGALSGMHIVRLAIKDNKVIGEERLLASENQRFRDITQGNDGALYAVTDGGKLYKIDKK; encoded by the coding sequence ATGAGAAATATTAACCAGATTGCTATTGTTTCGAGTATGCTAATAACCTTTTTAAGCTGCTCTAGTGATAAAGATGTCGATGTAAATCCTGGCACAACTACCAATCCTGTCGAAGGAAATGCTGCCAACACAACTTATAAACCAGCTTTCGAAGGGCAAACCAGAGTTAGTGGCGTACAAACCAACACGCCTTATCAGGGAGTTGCTATTGCTACAGGCTTAAGCAGTCCATGGGGAATTAAAAGTCTTCCTGACGGTAGATTATTGATTACCGAAAAAACAGGAACAATGCGTATTGCAACAACAGCCGGAGTTTTAAGCGCACCTATTACAGGTATTCCTGCCGTAAACGCTTCTGGACAAGGAGGTTTATTAGGTTTAACTATAGATCCTGATTTTACAACAAACCGTATGATTTACTGGGTGTATGCCGAAGCAACAACAGGCGGAAATAATACGGCTGTAGCCAAAGGAAAACTGTCAACTGACGAAAAAACAATCGAAGGAGCAACCGTAATTTACAGAGCAAAACCAGCAAACGCCAGTAATCTTCATTATGGCGGACGCATTCTATTTGATAAATCTGGTTTCTTAGTAGTAAGTACTGGAGAACGTTCTGTATTAGAAACTAGACCATTGGCACAATCTGTAGCGTCAGGTTTAGGAAAAGTAGTTCGCTTAACAAAAGAAGGTCAGCCAGCAAGTGGCAATCCTACTTTTACAGGAACGGGAGCTTTACCTGAATTATATACTATTGGACACAGAAATCCGCAAGGTTTGGCACTTAACCCTAATACAGGAGAAATTTGGTTGTCAGAACACGGACCACGCGGAGGTGACGAAATCAATCGCCTTAAAGCGGGAGCAAATTACGGATGGCCAACCATTACATACGGAATCGAATATAGCGGAGAAAAAGTAGGAGCAGGGATTCAGCAGCAAGATGGTTTAGAGCAGCCGGTTTACTATTGGGATCCGGTAGTTTCGCCAAGCGGAATGACGTTCTACACAGGAAATCGTGTGCCGGAATGGCAAAATAGCCTTTTTATAGGTGCTTTAAGCGGAATGCATATTGTTCGTCTTGCTATAAAAGACAATAAAGTAATTGGCGAAGAAAGACTTCTTGCTTCAGAAAACCAACGCTTTAGAGATATAACACAAGGAAACGACGGAGCTTTATACGCCGTTACTGATGGTGGAAAACTTTACAAAATCGATAAAAAATAG
- a CDS encoding PorP/SprF family type IX secretion system membrane protein, which produces MKFNIIATLLFTFTLFSAKAQQDAQFSDYKLNMSSFNPAFAGFFDGSVLLIHRTQFAGFDGAPETQNLNINIPIDLNMGAGFNVTNQKLGVTQDVIITGDYSYTIYTDELNMLSFGLKAGLSILDIDYSRLDLNNPDDLSFQNNIENQVTPRIGVGLLFNTPNWFIGLSVPNFIKESYNPTIKTSTITTKPQIYFTTGYQTRINDDLLFKPSILAKAVENAPLAIDFALNFEFREKFRLGASYRWNSAITGMMGVNLLQDFQAGYAYDYNINGLGKYAPSSHQFYIKYIFKQSKNIRRECSCSFTDPTNNLGF; this is translated from the coding sequence ATGAAATTCAATATTATAGCCACTCTGTTATTTACATTCACTTTGTTTTCTGCAAAAGCGCAGCAAGATGCACAATTTTCAGATTACAAGCTCAATATGTCGAGTTTTAATCCCGCTTTTGCCGGTTTTTTCGACGGAAGTGTTTTACTAATTCACCGTACACAATTTGCCGGTTTTGATGGCGCTCCGGAAACACAAAATCTTAATATTAATATTCCCATAGATCTTAATATGGGAGCCGGATTTAATGTTACCAATCAAAAGCTGGGAGTAACCCAGGACGTTATTATTACCGGAGATTATTCGTACACTATTTATACAGATGAACTGAATATGTTAAGTTTTGGACTTAAAGCAGGTTTGAGTATCCTTGACATCGATTATAGCCGCCTTGATCTTAATAATCCTGACGATTTAAGCTTTCAGAATAACATCGAAAATCAGGTAACTCCAAGAATAGGAGTGGGGCTTTTGTTCAATACTCCCAATTGGTTTATTGGTTTATCTGTGCCTAATTTTATTAAGGAAAGTTATAATCCAACCATAAAAACATCGACAATTACCACTAAGCCTCAAATTTATTTTACAACGGGTTATCAGACTCGTATAAATGATGATTTGTTATTTAAACCTTCGATATTAGCAAAAGCAGTCGAAAACGCACCATTGGCAATAGATTTCGCCCTTAATTTTGAATTCAGGGAAAAGTTTAGGCTCGGAGCTTCCTACAGATGGAATTCGGCCATTACCGGAATGATGGGAGTTAATCTTCTGCAAGATTTTCAGGCAGGTTATGCATACGATTACAACATCAACGGATTGGGAAAATATGCACCCTCATCGCATCAGTTTTACATTAAATACATTTTTAAACAATCTAAAAATATCCGCAGGGAATGTAGTTGCAGTTTTACTGATCCAACTAATAATCTTGGTTTTTAA
- a CDS encoding AraC family transcriptional regulator, whose amino-acid sequence MNTKITTYSLEHHKSLFTDANNDREYFYIQAKDHPYISEPYRAESYAIEFLRKGSIVMQTKLKKTVIHAPAILTLGPSVIRSFTKDSDEILIDIIFFKPQFFLHNQANVFFLSQYDFFENSEMHVFNLERKNKIKFEQIFTLLRQSIEHNSDNQPSILRAYLYILIYELDVIKKTIANDSAQNPLFEKFKEILSRDFVNQRSVQYYADVLNVSRKYLSEVIKNNSGKTASDWIEDIVILEAKILLQNKDLTINQISDTLNFPNQSGFGRFFKKCEGISPLEYRRKNV is encoded by the coding sequence TTGAATACAAAAATCACCACATATTCACTAGAGCATCATAAAAGTTTGTTTACTGATGCCAATAATGACAGAGAGTATTTTTATATTCAGGCAAAAGATCATCCTTACATCAGCGAACCTTATCGCGCAGAAAGTTATGCCATAGAATTTCTTCGAAAAGGAAGCATTGTAATGCAAACCAAACTCAAGAAAACAGTAATTCACGCTCCGGCAATACTAACATTAGGGCCTTCGGTAATTCGAAGTTTCACAAAAGACAGCGACGAAATTTTAATCGATATTATCTTTTTCAAACCTCAATTTTTTCTGCACAATCAAGCCAATGTTTTTTTTCTTTCGCAGTATGATTTTTTCGAAAATAGCGAAATGCACGTTTTCAATCTTGAGAGAAAAAACAAAATTAAGTTTGAACAAATCTTTACTTTGTTACGACAATCGATCGAACATAATTCTGATAATCAGCCTTCTATTCTAAGAGCTTATCTTTATATATTGATTTACGAATTAGATGTTATAAAGAAAACCATTGCAAACGATTCAGCTCAAAATCCTCTGTTCGAAAAGTTCAAAGAAATCCTTTCCAGAGATTTTGTAAACCAAAGATCAGTACAATATTATGCTGATGTTCTAAATGTATCACGTAAATATCTGTCAGAAGTAATTAAAAATAATAGCGGAAAAACCGCCAGTGACTGGATCGAAGATATTGTAATTCTCGAAGCCAAAATATTACTCCAAAATAAAGATCTTACGATTAACCAAATCAGCGATACTTTAAACTTCCCCAATCAATCCGGTTTTGGGAGATTTTTTAAAAAATGCGAAGGAATTTCACCTTTAGAATATCGCAGAAAGAATGTTTAA
- a CDS encoding NAD(P)-dependent alcohol dehydrogenase, whose amino-acid sequence MKAVRYYGHKDVRIINDLEKPKPSGDEVLLKIGGAGVCHSDLHIIDEGTVSGSTFTLGHENAGWVEEVGQDVKGFKKGDAVLVYGPWGCGHCKPCQHSNENYCDHQSEQAYGGGLGLNGGMADYMLVPSSRLLVPIHDLDPVIAAPLTDAALTPYSAIKRSLHKLMPDEYVVVIGVGGLGHVALQILSEMCGSTIIACDITPERLEFAKQLGATYAVNSTDKDAAEQIKKITGIKKAKVVLDFVGATSTIDLGTKIIGLDGDLTIVGLGGGKFEYNMNGLPFGVSMTNPYWGSRTELMEVIGLAIQKKIHIEIEKYNLDQALEVYDKLRQGKIKGRAVLIP is encoded by the coding sequence ATGAAAGCAGTACGATATTATGGGCACAAAGATGTTAGAATTATAAATGACTTAGAAAAACCGAAACCTTCAGGTGATGAAGTATTATTAAAGATTGGCGGAGCAGGAGTTTGCCATTCGGACCTACATATAATCGATGAAGGAACCGTTTCCGGATCAACATTTACGTTAGGACATGAAAATGCAGGATGGGTAGAAGAAGTAGGACAAGATGTAAAAGGTTTTAAAAAAGGAGATGCAGTTTTAGTATACGGTCCGTGGGGATGCGGACATTGTAAGCCCTGCCAGCATTCAAACGAAAATTATTGTGATCATCAATCAGAACAAGCTTACGGTGGAGGATTAGGTTTAAACGGAGGAATGGCAGATTATATGTTAGTACCTTCATCCCGTTTATTAGTACCTATTCATGATTTAGATCCTGTAATTGCTGCTCCTTTAACAGATGCGGCATTAACACCATATTCTGCTATAAAACGCTCGTTGCATAAATTGATGCCAGATGAATATGTGGTGGTTATTGGAGTTGGAGGACTAGGACATGTAGCGCTGCAGATTTTATCTGAAATGTGCGGATCGACCATCATCGCTTGCGATATAACTCCCGAAAGACTAGAATTTGCAAAACAACTTGGGGCAACTTATGCAGTAAATTCTACGGATAAAGATGCTGCAGAACAAATCAAAAAAATTACAGGAATCAAAAAAGCAAAGGTAGTTCTTGATTTTGTTGGTGCTACTTCTACAATAGATTTGGGAACCAAAATAATTGGTTTAGACGGAGATTTAACAATTGTTGGTTTAGGCGGAGGAAAATTCGAATATAATATGAATGGATTACCTTTTGGCGTAAGTATGACAAATCCTTATTGGGGATCCAGAACAGAACTAATGGAAGTAATTGGACTGGCGATACAAAAGAAAATTCATATTGAAATTGAAAAATATAATTTAGATCAGGCACTTGAAGTTTATGACAAATTACGACAAGGAAAAATTAAAGGGCGCGCGGTTTTAATTCCTTAA
- a CDS encoding FadR/GntR family transcriptional regulator — protein MALINKKSLAEEVASKLQEQISLGQYKINEKLPIEAELMKSFGVGRSSIREAMKLLANSGLLRIQQGVGTFVQEVTSIQEPMDQRLKRASLEDLDEVRQLLELKIAEKAAINRTEDDIIAMKQHLADRMKTANEGLLEECVEADIQFHIAIAQASKNEILADLYKSVSKHLKKEFLRIYPNTKIFQDTYAIHEQLLKNIIAKDPKKTWNTVAKITGHTNY, from the coding sequence ATGGCATTAATCAATAAAAAATCTCTCGCAGAAGAAGTTGCTTCAAAATTACAGGAGCAAATATCGCTTGGTCAGTATAAGATCAATGAGAAATTGCCTATTGAAGCAGAATTGATGAAAAGTTTTGGTGTTGGAAGATCGTCGATAAGAGAAGCGATGAAGCTACTCGCCAATTCAGGTTTGCTCCGGATTCAGCAAGGAGTTGGTACTTTTGTTCAGGAAGTGACCAGCATACAGGAACCTATGGATCAGCGATTGAAGCGTGCAAGTCTTGAGGATTTAGACGAAGTACGACAATTATTAGAATTGAAAATTGCTGAAAAAGCGGCCATCAACAGAACCGAAGATGATATCATTGCGATGAAACAGCATTTGGCTGACAGAATGAAAACTGCCAATGAAGGTTTACTCGAAGAATGTGTAGAGGCTGATATTCAATTTCATATCGCGATTGCTCAAGCTTCAAAAAATGAAATTCTGGCCGATTTATATAAATCTGTATCGAAACATTTAAAAAAGGAGTTTCTTAGAATCTATCCAAACACTAAAATATTTCAGGATACATACGCAATACACGAACAGCTTTTAAAAAATATCATTGCAAAAGATCCCAAAAAAACATGGAATACCGTTGCCAAAATAACAGGACATACTAATTACTAA